A window of Diabrotica virgifera virgifera chromosome 9, PGI_DIABVI_V3a contains these coding sequences:
- the LOC126891579 gene encoding uncharacterized protein LOC126891579 has product MIHNRMRFAKTIGEKQHLEAQMRQVKTLSKQLKVEQKKGAGLKTRPETAKRRVHWEDSVSTFNSRIQTGVISNLKHKDPGSFLVDCKALFKRRIQNVLKNNAAVKVNIAFGGEFEIAKGEKMINETKYFTTSNSAIYRDTNLDEWFEKKVVEPINRDLEEFQERDSGWALKAVVNLGVNINKFTPQLGSSYIDLPAQIKRQQACINVKNDDEACSAWAVISALYPCRNNSALMSSYPHYSQVLKLKGIQWPMTAKQIPNFEKQNNISINVYILKKEKKNYTTLPTFLTKNKKDKHVNLLLIQNKYDEQGPLKYHYVWIKNLSRLLSKQLSNEDGTKYFCDGCLHYFRSQEKLNVHKTCCKGRSDVLCDRCLQPFLSSTQLEAHINDCERINETAIKMPEESQKMLKFKNFRNKLKAPFAVYADLESVLEHSAEKTTYQKHIPAAVGYYFKCSYDDSLSFYKSYRGKDCMKWFADELNQLAEDVSTVFMCPFDINMTFQQESDFQAATHCHICEQRFSPSDKKMRDNNHLIPENNYRFAAHEGCNINYKDAHTIPVIFHNLSGYDAHFIINDIATHIKGPVDLLPITKEKYISFTKHINDARIKFRFIDSFRFMASSLDKLSSYLTEYPNLRSQYVFLPEEQFNLLTVKGIMPYDYIDSFDRFIETCLPPIEFFYNKLEDKPCPRRHYHRALQVWSSFSCSSLGDYVDLYMKTDILLLADVFERFGSSCLETYNLDPAHYFTLPGFTWDAMLKYTKQELELLTDPDMHLFVERGIRGGLSQVCSKRRVHANNKYMASYDPSKPDSYLMYFDVNNQYGWAMSQYLPYGGFEWSDTNIDVLSIPDDSSEGCILEVDLEYPQHLHDHHKDIPFCPQSLNPKTMKPPKRPRELTKLRATLHDKERYVIHYRALKQALAHGLILKKIHRVLKFKQSPWLKSYIDLNTNLRKAAKNEFEKNLFKLMNNAVFGKTLEGVRRRVDIKLLTEWEGRYGAEARISSPLFKNATIFNENLIAVEMHRAEIWLVKPIYVGMSILDLAKTTIYDFQYGYLASRFGENFSTCYTDTDSVIVEIREKDPYEAMIHDCYKYFDTSDYPKDNIYGIPLVNKKVLGIMKDENNGCIMTDYIGLRSKLYTTKAATTDADIKKLRGKLKEQEYEYDEVDNIIRNCGVTKKAKGVKKSVVNTKITFEDYVECLDTFTAKVTSQNLIRSDKHQVYSITQSKIALSPNDDKRHHIRGSYDTLPFGHYLIDTLEMDVD; this is encoded by the coding sequence ATGATTCATAATAGAATGAGGTTTGCAAAGACGATTGGCGAAAAGCAGCACCTCGAAGCCCAAATGAGGCAGGTGAAAACGTTGAGTAAGCAACTGAAGGTTGAACAAAAGAAGGGGGCGGGACTAAAAACTCGACCGGAGACTGCAAAGCGTAGGGTACATTGGGAAGACTCTGTATCTACATTTAATTCAAGAATTCAGACTGGAGTCATTTCGAACCTTAAACACAAGGACCCAGGTAGTTTCCTGGTTGATTGCAAAGCTCTGTTCAAGCGACGAATCCAGAATGTCTTAAAAAATAACGCTGCAGTGAAAGTTAACATAGCATTTGGAGGAGAGTTCGAGATTGCTAAAGGTGAAAAGATGATAAATGAAACAAAGTACTTCACTACTTCAAACTCAGCCATTTATAGAGACACCAATCTTGATGAATGGTTCGAGAAAAAAGTAGTGGAACCCATCAACAGAGACTTGGAAGAATTCCAAGAGAGAGATAGTGGCTGGGCACTAAAAGCGGTTGTTAACCTGGgggttaatataaacaaatttacaCCACAGCTTGGTTCCTCATACATTGATCTTCCCGCTCAGATAAAAAGACAACAGGCATGCATTAATGTTAAGAATGATGATGAGGCATGCTCTGCATGGGCTGTCATATCGGCATTATATCCTTGTCGGAATAACTCCGCTTTAATGTCATCTTACCCACACTACTCCCAAGTGCTGAAACTTAAAGGTATTCAGTGGCCAATGACCGCCAAACAGATTCCTAATTTTGAAAAGCAGAATAATATATCGATCAATGTATACATTTtgaaaaaggagaagaagaactATACGACTCTCCCGACCTTCCtaacaaaaaacaagaaggatAAACATGTGAATCTGCTTTTGATACAAAATAAATATGACGAGCAAGGTCCCCTTAAATATCATTACGTTtggataaaaaatctatctcGCCTCCTTTCCAAGCAGCTTAGCAATGAAGATGGAACAAAATATTTCTGTGATGGCTGCCTCCATTACTTTCGATCGCAAGAAAAGTTGAATGTTCATAAGACATGCTGCAAAGGGCGATCAGATGTTCTCTGTGATAGGTGTTTACAACCATTTTTATCGTCTACACAGCTAGAAGCTCACATCAACGATTGTGAAAGAATAAATGAAACAGCCATTAAAATGCCTGAAGAAAgccaaaaaatgttaaaatttaagaATTTCAGGAATAAACTAAAAGCCCCCTTCGCGGTATACGCAGATCTTGAAAGCGTTCTGGAACATAGTGCTGAAAAGACTACCTATCAAAAACATATACCTGCTGCCGTTGGGTATTACTTTAAATGTTCCTATGATGATTCTCTGTCATTTTACAAATCATATCGTGGAAAAGATTGCATGAAATGGTTCGCAGATGAACTAAATCAGCTTGCTGAGGATGTTTCTACGGTGTTTATGTGTCCGTTTGATATTAATATGACATTTCAGCAAGAGAGTGATTTTCAAGCAGCCACTCATTGTCATATTTGCGAGCAGCGCTTCTCCCCCAGTGATAAGAAAATGCGAGACAATAATCACCTGATCCCTGAAAATAATTATCGATTTGCAGCTCATGAAGGCTGTAATATTAATTACAAAGATGCTCACACTATCCCTGTGATATTTCATAACCTCAGTGGATATGACGCGCATTTCATTATTAATGATATTGCTACTCACATAAAAGGTCCTGTAGATCTTCTTCCTATTACTaaggaaaaatatatttctttcaCTAAACACATTAATGATGCTCGAATTAAATTTCGTTTCatcgatagttttcgatttatggCGTCTTCTCTCGATAAGCTCTCTTCTTATTTAACCGAATATCCTAATCTCCGCTCTCAATATGTTTTCCTTCCCGAGGAGCAGTTCAATCTTCTTACTGTGAAAGGTATCATGCCTTATGATTATATTGATTCTTTCGATCGTTTTATTGAAACATGTCTGCCGCCTATCgagtttttttataataaacttgaGGATAAACCTTGTCCTCGCCGCCATTATCATCGCGCCCTCCAAGTCTGGTCCTCATTCTCTTGTTCTTCTCTCGGAGATTACGTCGATCTCTACATGAAAACCGATATTCTTCTTCTTGCCGACGTTTTCGAACGGTTCGGCTCCAGTTGTCTCGAAACATATAATCTTGATCCCGCTCATTACTTTACTCTGCCTGGATTCACGTGGGATGCGATGCTTAAGTATACAAAACAGGAACTTGAACTTTTAACTGATCCAGATATGCATTTGTTTGTGGAGCGAGGCATTCGTGGTGGTTTGAGTCAAGTTTGCTCGAAACGTCGTGTTCATGCTAATAACAAGTACATGGCATCTTACGACCCTTCGAAGCCCGACTCCTATCTAATGTATTTCGATGTCAATAATCAATATGGGTGGGCAATGTCCCAATATCTTCCATATGGAGGTTTCGAGTGGTCTGATACTAACATCGACGTTCTTAGTATTCCGGACGATTCTTCTGAAGGGTGCATTCTCGAGGTCGATCTGGAGTACCCTCAACATCTCCATGATCATCATAAAGACATCCCATTCTGTCCCCAATCCTTGAACCCGAAAACTATGAAACCTCCTAAACGTCCGCGAGAGCTGACAAAATTAAGGGCTACCCTTCATGATAAAGAAAGATATGTAATTCATTACAGAGCCTTGAAGCAAGCGCTAGCTCATGGATTAATACTAAAAAAGATTCATCGAGTCTTGAAATTTAAGCAGTCTCCTTGGTTAAAGTCATACATCGACTTGAATACAAATCTCCGGAAGGCAGCAAAAAATGAGTTTGAAAAGAATCTGTTTAAGCTTATGAACAATGCAGTGTTTGGTAAGACTTTAGAGGGTGTGCGCAGGCGCGTTGATATTAAATTGTTGACAGAGTGGGAGGGTCGTTATGGAGCTGAAGCTAGAATAAGTAGCCCCCTGTTTAAAAACGCTACTATCTTTAATGAAAATTTGATTGCTGTTGAGATGCATAGAGCGGAAATATGGTTAGTTAAACCGATTTATGTTGGAATGAGTATTTTAGACTTGGCGAAAACGACTATATATGATTTCCAATATGGCTACTTAGCTAGCAGGTTCGGAGAAAACTTTTCGACCTGCTATACCGATACTGATAGTGTGATCGTGGAGATACGGGAAAAAGACCCGTATGAAGCAATGATACAtgattgttataaatattttgataccTCAGACTATCCTAAAGATAACATTTACGGCATCCCTCTGGTTAATAAGAAGGTATTGGGCATAATGAAAGATGAGAATAATGGCTGCATTATGACCGACTACATAGGACTCCGATCGAAATTATACACGACAAAAGCAGCTACCACAGATGCTGACATTAAAAAGCTGAGGGGGAAGTTGAAAGAACAAGAGTATGAGTATGATGAAGTTGATAATATTATACGAAATTGTGGTGTGACAAAGAAGGCAAAGGGGGTAAAGAAATCTGTAGTAAATACTAAAATTACTTTTGAGGACTACGTCGAGTGTTTAGATACCTTTACAGCAAAGGTCACCTCACAAAATCTTATACGCTCTGATAAACATCAAGTTTATTCTATAACTCAAAGCAAGATTGCGCTAAGCCCCAATGATGATAAAAGACATCACATTCGGGGTTCTTATGATACGCTTCCCTTTGGGCACTATTTAATTGATACTCTTGAGATGGATGTTGATTAG
- the LOC126891581 gene encoding uncharacterized protein LOC126891581: MKWFADELNQLAEDVSTVFMCPFDINMTFQQESDFQAATHCHICEQRFSPSDKKMRDHNHLIPENNYRFAAHEGCNINYKDAHTIPVIFHNLSGYDAHFIINDIATHIKGPVDLLPITKEKYISFTKHINDARIKFRFIDSFRFMASSLDKLSSYLTEYPNLRSQYVFLPEEQFNLLTVKGIMPYDYIDSFDRFIETCLPPIEFFYNKLEDKPCPRRHYHRALQVWSSFSCSSLGDYVDLYMKTDILLLADVFERFRSSCLETYNLDPAHYFTLPGFTWDAMLKYTKQELELLTDPDMHLFVERGIRGGLSQVCSKRRVHANNKYMASYDPSKPDSYLMYFDVNNQYGWAMSQYLPYGGFEWSDTNIDVLSIPDDSSEGCILEVDLEYPQHLHDHHKDIPFCPQSLNPKTMKPPKRPRELTKLMATLHDKERYVIHYRALKQALAHGLILKKIHRVLKFKQSPWLKSYIDLNTNLRKAAKNEFEKNLFKLMNNAVFGKTLEGVRRRVDIKLLTEWEGRYGAEARISSPLFKNATIFNENLIAVEMHRAEIWLVKPIYVGMSILDLAKTTIYDFQYGYLASRFGENFSTCYTDTDSVIVEIREKDPYEAMIHDCYKYFDTSDYPKDNIYGIPLVNKKVLGIMKDENNGCIMTDYIGLRSKLYTTKAATTDADIKKLRGKLKEQEYEYDEVDNIIRNCGVTKKAKGVKKSVVNTKITFEDYVECLDTFTAKVTSQNLIRSDKHQVYSITQSKIALSPNDDKRHHIRGSYDTLPFGHYLIDTLEMDVD, from the coding sequence ATGAAATGGTTCGCAGATGAACTAAATCAGCTTGCTGAGGATGTTTCTACGGTGTTTATGTGTCCGTTTGATATTAATATGACATTTCAGCAAGAGAGTGATTTTCAAGCAGCCACTCATTGTCATATTTGCGAGCAGCGCTTCTCCCCCAGTGATAAGAAAATGCGAGACCATAATCACCTGATCCCTGAAAATAATTATCGATTTGCAGCTCATGAAGGCTGTAATATTAATTACAAAGATGCTCACACTATCCCTGTGATATTTCATAACCTCAGTGGATATGACGCGCATTTCATTATTAATGATATTGCTACTCACATCAAAGGTCCTGTAGATCTTCTTCCTATTACTaaggaaaaatatatttctttcaCTAAACACATTAATGATGCTCGAATTAAATTTCGTTTCatcgatagttttcgatttatggCGTCTTCTCTCGATAAGCTCTCTTCTTATTTAACCGAATATCCTAATCTCCGCTCTCAATATGTTTTCCTTCCCGAGGAGCAGTTCAATCTTCTTACTGTGAAAGGTATCATGCCTTATGATTATATTGATTCTTTCGATCGTTTTATTGAAACATGTCTGCCGCCTATCgagtttttttataataaacttgaGGATAAACCTTGTCCTCGCCGCCATTATCATCGCGCCCTCCAAGTCTGGTCCTCATTCTCTTGTTCTTCTCTCGGAGATTACGTCGATCTCTACATGAAAACCGATATTCTTCTTCTTGCCGACGTTTTCGAACGGTTCCGCTCCAGTTGTCTCGAAACATATAATCTTGATCCCGCTCATTACTTTACTCTGCCTGGATTCACGTGGGATGCGATGCTTAAGTATACAAAACAGGAACTTGAACTTTTAACTGATCCAGATATGCATTTGTTTGTGGAGCGAGGCATTCGTGGTGGTTTGAGTCAAGTTTGCTCGAAACGTCGTGTTCATGCTAATAACAAGTACATGGCATCTTACGACCCTTCGAAGCCCGACTCCTATCTAATGTATTTCGATGTCAATAATCAATATGGGTGGGCAATGTCCCAATATCTTCCATATGGAGGTTTCGAGTGGTCTGATACTAACATCGACGTTCTTAGTATTCCGGACGATTCTTCTGAAGGGTGCATTCTCGAGGTCGATCTGGAGTACCCTCAACATCTCCATGATCATCATAAAGACATCCCATTCTGTCCCCAATCCTTGAACCCGAAAACTATGAAACCTCCTAAACGTCCGCGAGAGCTGACAAAATTAATGGCTACCCTTCATGATAAAGAAAGATATGTAATTCATTACAGAGCCTTGAAGCAAGCGCTAGCTCATGGATTAATACTAAAAAAGATTCATCGAGTCTTGAAATTTAAGCAGTCTCCTTGGTTAAAGTCATACATCGACTTGAATACAAATCTCCGGAAGGCAGCAAAAAATGAGTTTGAAAAGAATCTGTTTAAGCTTATGAACAATGCAGTGTTTGGTAAGACTTTAGAGGGTGTGCGCAGGCGCGTTGATATTAAATTGTTGACAGAGTGGGAGGGTCGTTATGGAGCTGAAGCTAGAATAAGTAGCCCCCTGTTTAAAAACGCTACTATCTTTAATGAAAATTTGATTGCTGTTGAGATGCATAGAGCGGAAATATGGTTAGTTAAACCGATTTATGTTGGAATGAGTATTTTAGACTTGGCGAAAACGACTATATATGATTTCCAATATGGCTACTTAGCTAGCAGGTTCGGAGAAAACTTTTCGACCTGCTATACCGATACTGATAGTGTGATCGTGGAGATACGGGAAAAAGACCCGTATGAAGCAATGATACAtgattgttataaatattttgataccTCAGACTATCCTAAAGATAACATTTACGGCATCCCTCTGGTTAATAAGAAGGTATTGGGCATAATGAAAGATGAGAATAATGGCTGCATTATGACCGACTACATAGGACTCCGATCGAAATTATACACGACAAAAGCAGCTACCACAGATGCTGACATTAAAAAGCTGAGGGGGAAGTTGAAAGAACAAGAGTATGAGTATGATGAAGTTGATAATATTATACGAAATTGTGGTGTGACAAAGAAGGCAAAGGGGGTAAAGAAATCTGTAGTAAATACTAAAATTACTTTTGAGGACTACGTCGAGTGTTTAGATACCTTTACAGCAAAGGTCACCTCACAAAATCTTATACGCTCTGATAAACATCAAGTTTATTCTATAACTCAAAGCAAGATTGCGCTAAGCCCCAATGATGATAAAAGACATCACATTCGGGGTTCTTATGATACGCTTCCCTTTGGGCACTATTTAATTGATACTCTTGAGATGGATGTTGATTAG